TGCCATTCTCTATTTTGCCCCGAGGATCTTCCAGATGACCGGACTGGAGGCACAGGCTGCCATGCTGCAGTCAGTCGGCATAGGCGTTACCAACCTTGTGTTCACCTTTGTCGGTTTATGGCTGATAGACAGGCTTGGAAGACGCACCCTGCTTTTTATCGGATCATTCGGCTATATCCTGTCACTAGGGTTAACAGCCTGGGCCTTTGCCTCCCAGAACTTTGGCCTTGTGCCAGTGCTGATATTTGCTTTCATTGCCGCGCATGCGGTAGGTCAGGGTGCTGTTATCTGGGTGTTTATAAGTGAGATTTTCCCCAACAGGCAGCGGGCTTTCGGTCAATCCCTGGGCAGCTTTACCCACTGGTTCTTTGCTGCGCTTATCACGCTGTTTTTCCCTTTCATGGCAGATGCTGTCGCACCGCAGTTTATCTTCGGCATATTTTGCGGAATGATGGTACTGCAGCTTGTATGGGTGAAGTTCTTTATGCCTGAAACCAAGGGTGTTCCTTTGGAGGAGCTTGAGAAGGAGCTGTAAAGCCGGATTTGCTATGACGTATCGGCAGCAGACAAATGCTTTCCGTCAGGTGGTGGTTGGAATATTCCCTCACTATTTGCCCGGGAAATTTTTGACAGCATCTTTTTCCTTTTCAGTGGCGTAGTTTTCCATGTAATAGCTTACCAGCGGAGGGGGGACTTCATCAATACCCACGAATATCATTGCTGCACTGTTCATACAGTATCTTAGTCCGGTCGGCGGAGGTCCGTCATCAAAAACGTGTCCGAGATGCGAACCACTTGACGAGTCGATTATTTCGGTTCTGATCATACCGTGCGACCTGTCAGTCCGGTACAGTATGGCCCCTTCTGTTACAGGCTCAAAAAAACTGGGCCACCCGCACCCGGAGTCGTATTTCGCATCTGACAGGAAAAGAGGCTGGCCGGTGGCCGCCGAATAATATATGCCCGGTTTTTTATTATCATATAGTTGCCCGGAAAAAGCCCTTTCAGTACCTGCATTCCTTAGAATCTCAAACTGCAGTGGATCGAGTTTCTGTTTCCATTCACTTTCGCTCCTTTTTATGATGTAGTCTCCTTTATCATTTTCCTGTGCTATAGGGTTCCGTGATCTCATATCATTCGGGTTTTGGGGTATAATTGTTCCGGGTAAAATGATTGCCAGGGCGGCAAATAGTATAATTATTCTTGTCATGGTTCCTGTATTTGACTGTTTTAAATAAACAACCGGCAGTTTGTTATGTTCAAAATAATATAAGCCGGAATATGGTAAATAGCTGTTGGATGATAAGACCGAAGTCAGTTTTTACCGGTTACCGGTAATTTCGCATTTCTGATCAGTGGCTTTGTTGTTGTTCTGATTAAATCCTGTTAATATATAATGGTTTTTTGCTTATTATTGTCAAAAAATATCCTTTATGAGAAATATTCAGGCAATATTGTTTTTTCCCATGCTGCTCCTGCTCTGCGGGTCAGCCGGCGCGGGCCCGGTTTCGGTAAGCGTGCTTAAATGGAAAGGCGGAGCTGCTGCGGCGTACACCATAATTCACGATGACCTGTGTAATCCAAGTGCTTCGGGGATTCACCGCTATGCAGACACTATTGCATACAACCGCGGGATCAGGTTCGGTGCAGGCGCTATTGTTGGCAGCTGTGTCAGAAAAGGAGAACCCATGTGGATGATCATGGAACGGATGGTCAGACACGGTCATGAGATGCTGAGTCACACCTGGTCGCACGGAGCCGCGGTTGACCTGGGCAGGGGCGGAGCGGACTGGGATGTTGGGAGGGATGTTGTGATGACGAAAAAGGTCATTGAAGAGAATGTGCCCGGGGCATCGGTCCTTTATATGATATTTCCCTATGATGCATACAATGACGACCGGCTTGAAGAGCTTAAGCACCATGGTTATCTTGGATCCAGGAGTGGCAGGAGAATGTACAATGACAGGGGAGTGGTAGTTGATTTCAGCAATTATGATCCTTTCAGAAGTAACCTGTTTGATGCCTTTGTATCAAAGGAAGAGCAGGATCAGTTACTTGCCGGAAGGGACTCTTCTCCGGTATCGATTTACGACAATGCGAATGATGATATTGAAATACAGCATGTTGATGCTGCGATAAAAACAGGAGGATGGAGTATCCAGGAGCTCCATTCAGTAGATGATGAGCAGCCATGGGGCTGGGGCAGGATGGGGGTGGACCGGTACAGGGCGCTCCTTGATTATGTAAGCGACAAGGCTGACAGGGGGTTGCTCTGGGTTGAGCCGCCCACAACGGTGTTAAGGTATATAATGACCAGGGAGCATATTGACGGACCGCATCTTGTTGATGGTAATACCCTGACATTTAGTTTGCCAGGAGAATTTGATGCAAGATATGCCACTGAAATTTCTGTTGAGATCCGAACAGGCAGCGATGTATCCACAGTAACCGGCAGGCAGGGAGATAAGACAATTACTGCCCGGAAAACGGGCAACAGGACTTTTGTAATGGATATCAACCCGGTTCTCGGTGATGTGGCTCTTTCCTATAACCGGTAACACTTCCGGGAATCCTTAACATTTCAGAAGCGCACACCAGTCCGACCAGGTCTTACGCAGTTGGCAGCGTGTGCCGGTTGCAGTAAAAGATCAGAATTGTTCATCGCCGAAGGTATCGACATCCCTTCTGAGTGTACGTCCGTTAAGGTTGAACGAGTAAGTTACGCTCAATTCGGCGACAGGGCCATACCGGTCATAATCAGTCTCCTTGAAGAATATCTGCCGGCCGCTGCTGTCGTATGCACGGGTTGACCAGTTTGTAACATTTGTACCAAGAATATCAAGTGCCCGTATAGTGAAGTTCCATGCCTGCCAACGGGGTGGTATATAGTTCAGGGCTGCCCCGGTCACAAAGAACATATCCTCCGAGCCCTGGGCAGTTACGGTAGCCGACCTCCAGTCGAAATCGACAACAAGCCTGAGCGACCTGTTCAGGAATATATTTACATTGCCGTTAAGGGTCCAGTTGGTGCTGCTGTTGTCTTCCATATAGCCGAAGAACTCACCGCTTACATTGAAATTATAGAGAGACCCGCCCAGGTAGATCCTGGCGATCCTGCCAATTGAAAGGTCTGTGTTGAGCTCGGCACCAAGTGCAGTCGATGTGCCTGCATTTGTGAAACTCCGTATCAGTATGTTCTCTTCGTCGTAAACTGTATATATCCTGAATACGGCATTGTTTGTACCCCGGTAAAACCCTGTAAGCCTGATATTCTGATTTCCTGCCCGCTTAAGGTATGACACCTCCAGATTATTCAGGTACTCAGGTTCAAGGGCCGGGTCACCCACTTCGTATACCTCGTGGTGCCTGCGGTAAAGAAATGGCGCCATATTCTGGGTTTGCGGCCTGTTTATTCTTCTGCTTGCCGCCATAGTCAGCTCATCGTTGTCAAAAACGGGATAGCTCAGGTGCAATGAGGGAAACAGGTTAGCCCTCTCCAGGGTGTATCTTGGCTTGGTCTCCCTGTCAAACAGACTGAAATAATCGGGGTTTTCAATATCCATAACCTGGTCTGTATATTCCATTCTCAGTCCGGCCATAAAACCCAGGTTGCCAGCATTGCCGGAATAGTTCAGGTATGCCGCATAAATTCCCCTCTTCAGATCAAAATCATTCTCAAGGCTGCTAAAAGAGCCCCAGATGTTTTGGACTACATTAAGGGTGTCATAGCTGAAA
Above is a window of Marinilabiliales bacterium DNA encoding:
- the msrB gene encoding peptide-methionine (R)-S-oxide reductase yields the protein MRSRNPIAQENDKGDYIIKRSESEWKQKLDPLQFEILRNAGTERAFSGQLYDNKKPGIYYSAATGQPLFLSDAKYDSGCGWPSFFEPVTEGAILYRTDRSHGMIRTEIIDSSSGSHLGHVFDDGPPPTGLRYCMNSAAMIFVGIDEVPPPLVSYYMENYATEKEKDAVKNFPGK